One Methylosinus sp. C49 DNA segment encodes these proteins:
- a CDS encoding NAD(P)-dependent alcohol dehydrogenase yields MPTKAYAVQSATAPFAPFSIERRAPGPKDVAIDILFCGVCHSDLHTARSEWPGTRYPCVPGHEIVGRVTAVGAEATRFKVGDIAAVGCMVDSCRRCFSCDDGLEQYCEHGFVATYNGALDGSGENTFGGYSTAIVVDEHFVLAIRHDEAQLAAVAPLLCAGITTWSPLKHWGAGPGKKIGIVGIGGLGHMGVKLAHALGAHVVAFTTSPGKREAALALGADEVVVSRDAEAMAARAGSLDFILDTVAVSHDLDAYVTLLKRDGVLTLVGVPETPHPSPSAGGLIFKRRQIAGSLIGGIKETQEMLDFCAEKGIVADIETIAMQEIETAYARMVKSDVKYRFVIDMASLKAA; encoded by the coding sequence ATGCCCACCAAGGCCTATGCGGTCCAATCCGCCACGGCGCCTTTCGCGCCCTTCTCCATCGAGCGCCGCGCGCCGGGGCCGAAGGATGTCGCGATCGACATTCTCTTTTGCGGCGTCTGCCATTCCGATCTGCACACCGCGCGCAGCGAATGGCCGGGCACGCGCTACCCTTGCGTGCCGGGCCATGAGATCGTCGGCCGCGTGACCGCCGTCGGCGCGGAGGCGACACGGTTCAAAGTGGGAGACATCGCCGCCGTCGGCTGCATGGTCGACAGCTGCCGCCGCTGCTTCTCCTGCGACGACGGGCTCGAGCAATATTGCGAGCATGGCTTTGTCGCCACCTACAATGGCGCGCTCGACGGCTCCGGCGAGAACACTTTCGGCGGCTATTCGACAGCCATCGTCGTCGATGAGCATTTCGTGCTCGCCATTCGCCATGACGAGGCGCAGCTCGCCGCCGTCGCGCCGCTGCTCTGCGCCGGCATCACCACCTGGTCGCCGCTGAAGCATTGGGGCGCCGGGCCGGGCAAAAAGATCGGAATCGTCGGCATTGGCGGGCTCGGCCATATGGGCGTGAAGCTCGCCCATGCGCTCGGCGCGCATGTCGTCGCCTTCACCACCTCGCCGGGCAAGCGCGAGGCCGCACTCGCGCTCGGCGCCGATGAGGTCGTGGTCTCGAGGGACGCGGAGGCCATGGCGGCGCGCGCCGGCAGCCTCGATTTCATCCTCGACACGGTCGCCGTCTCTCACGATCTCGACGCCTATGTGACTCTGCTGAAGCGCGATGGCGTGCTGACTCTCGTGGGCGTGCCGGAGACGCCGCATCCCTCGCCATCGGCGGGCGGGCTGATCTTCAAGCGGCGGCAGATCGCCGGCTCGCTGATCGGCGGCATAAAGGAAACGCAGGAAATGCTCGATTTCTGCGCCGAGAAGGGCATTGTCGCCGATATAGAGACGATCGCCATGCAGGAGATCGAGACGGCTTACGCCCGCATGGTGAAGAGCGATGTGAAGTATCGCTTCGTCATCGATATGGCGTCGCTGAAAGCCGCGTGA
- a CDS encoding HigA family addiction module antitoxin: MMKNPAHPGGLIRDNIEELGLSVAEAAKGLGVTRQQLYRLINGRHGLTPEMALRLEQAFGGSADAWMRMQIAYDLARARARASVSIARLAPKVA, from the coding sequence ATGATGAAAAATCCTGCCCATCCCGGTGGGCTCATCCGAGACAATATAGAGGAGCTGGGCCTGAGCGTCGCCGAGGCGGCGAAGGGGCTCGGCGTGACGCGGCAGCAGCTCTATCGTCTCATCAACGGGCGTCACGGGCTCACGCCGGAAATGGCGCTGCGGCTCGAGCAGGCTTTCGGCGGATCGGCCGACGCCTGGATGCGGATGCAGATCGCCTATGATCTCGCGCGGGCGCGGGCGCGGGCGAGCGTTTCCATTGCGCGACTCGCGCCGAAGGTGGCGTGA
- a CDS encoding GNAT family N-acetyltransferase, whose translation MEAPILITERLRLRAWRDSDREPFAALNADLRVMKHFSRPLDRAQSDAFADRAQAKLVKSGFGLWAVEAPGVAPFLGFVGLAEPAFVAHFTPCVEIGWRLARQHWGQGYATEAARAVLDHAFRVLGLSEVVSFTAQGNQRSRRVMERLGMSYEASDDFDYPNFPVGHESRRHVLYRIKSAGESVLRSP comes from the coding sequence ATGGAAGCGCCGATTTTGATTACTGAGCGGCTTCGCCTTCGCGCTTGGCGGGATTCCGATCGGGAACCCTTTGCGGCGCTCAACGCCGATCTTCGCGTTATGAAGCACTTCTCTCGGCCGCTCGACCGCGCGCAGAGCGACGCATTCGCCGATCGCGCGCAAGCGAAGCTCGTCAAAAGCGGGTTCGGCTTATGGGCGGTCGAAGCGCCTGGCGTCGCGCCGTTTCTCGGATTCGTCGGATTGGCCGAGCCGGCCTTCGTCGCGCATTTCACCCCGTGCGTGGAGATCGGATGGCGGCTCGCGCGCCAGCACTGGGGACAGGGCTATGCGACCGAGGCCGCGAGAGCCGTGCTCGATCACGCTTTCCGTGTTCTCGGTTTGTCGGAAGTCGTGTCATTCACGGCGCAGGGCAATCAGCGCTCGCGTCGTGTCATGGAGCGGCTCGGGATGAGTTACGAAGCGAGCGACGATTTCGACTATCCGAATTTTCCAGTAGGGCACGAGTCGAGGCGGCACGTTCTCTATCGTATCAAAAGCGCTGGGGAGTCGGTTCTTCGGTCTCCGTGA
- the dgcA gene encoding N-acetyl-D-Glu racemase DgcA, whose product MGVQLTISVERFPIAGRFVISRGAKTEAVVVVARLADGDAVGHGECVPYARYGESVESVVDQLESVRDLLEAGADRNALAALLPPGAARNAADCALWDLEAKRTGVSAYRLAGLERMEPLVTAFTISVGTPEEMREAAAKAAHRPLLKVKLAGDGDAERIAAVRAGAPDSALIVDANEAWREENFAANSEACAKAGVKLIEQPLPAGADEALTRLPRPVPICADESAHDRIGLAALAGRYDAVNIKLDKTGGLTEALALAAEARRLGFSIMAGCMVGTSLAMAPALIVAQGAEFVDLDGPLLLAKDREPGLRYEGSLVYPPERELWG is encoded by the coding sequence ATGGGCGTCCAACTGACCATTTCCGTCGAACGTTTCCCCATCGCCGGGCGATTCGTCATCTCGCGCGGCGCCAAGACCGAGGCCGTCGTCGTCGTGGCGCGACTCGCCGACGGCGACGCCGTCGGCCACGGCGAATGCGTGCCCTACGCCCGCTATGGCGAGAGCGTGGAGAGCGTCGTCGATCAGCTGGAGAGCGTGCGCGATCTGCTGGAGGCTGGCGCCGATCGCAACGCGCTCGCCGCCCTGCTGCCGCCGGGCGCCGCCCGCAACGCCGCCGATTGCGCGCTCTGGGATTTGGAGGCGAAGCGCACCGGCGTTTCCGCCTATCGGCTCGCCGGGCTCGAGCGAATGGAGCCGCTCGTCACCGCTTTTACGATCTCGGTCGGAACGCCGGAGGAAATGCGCGAGGCCGCGGCCAAGGCCGCGCATCGCCCGCTGCTGAAGGTGAAGCTCGCCGGCGATGGCGACGCCGAGCGCATTGCGGCCGTGCGCGCCGGCGCTCCCGATTCGGCGCTGATCGTGGACGCCAACGAGGCGTGGCGCGAAGAAAACTTTGCGGCCAATAGCGAAGCTTGCGCGAAGGCCGGCGTAAAGCTGATCGAGCAGCCGCTGCCGGCGGGCGCCGATGAAGCGCTCACGCGCCTCCCCCGCCCCGTGCCGATCTGCGCCGATGAGAGCGCGCATGACCGCATCGGCCTCGCCGCTCTGGCCGGTCGCTATGATGCGGTGAACATAAAGCTGGACAAGACCGGCGGCCTCACCGAGGCGCTGGCGCTCGCCGCCGAGGCGCGGCGGCTCGGCTTCTCGATCATGGCCGGCTGCATGGTCGGAACCTCGCTGGCCATGGCCCCGGCGCTGATCGTGGCGCAGGGCGCGGAATTCGTCGATCTCGACGGACCGCTGCTGCTGGCGAAGGACCGCGAGCCGGGACTGCGCTACGAGGGGTCGCTGGTGTATCCGCCGGAGAGGGAGCTTTGGGGGTGA
- a CDS encoding ABC transporter permease: MATDLDHTARLSSRREGEAARFTLGGEWVLADSAALEKDAAGMAAAARGSARAIVDLAQIVRLDTAGAWIIGRAMDELAHAGVSVSLEGARPEHTILLQETKFRPFEAPSRCRRFLIVDILADLGRSVVSAAQDAYSGVGFLGEFVVASAVSLLAAGRFRFTSLVYHMESFGFRSLPIIALINLLVGAIVAQQGIFQLRRFGAGAYAVDLIGILVLRELGVLLTSIMIAGRSGSAITAELGSMKMREEVDALRVMGLSPVEVLVTPRVLALVLSLPLLTFIADMSALFGGLLVCWVYEGISPAAYLSLLQAAIGRNTFIVGLIKAPFMALVIGMVAAMEGMATRGSAESLGRHVTASVVKAIFMVIVLDGFFAIFFASIKY; encoded by the coding sequence ATGGCCACGGACCTCGACCATACGGCCCGTCTCTCGTCGCGACGCGAGGGCGAGGCCGCGCGCTTCACATTGGGCGGCGAATGGGTGCTCGCCGATTCCGCCGCCCTGGAGAAGGACGCCGCCGGCATGGCCGCCGCCGCCCGCGGCTCGGCTCGCGCTATCGTCGATCTCGCGCAAATCGTCCGGCTCGACACCGCCGGCGCCTGGATCATCGGCCGCGCGATGGACGAGCTCGCCCATGCCGGGGTCTCCGTCTCGCTGGAGGGCGCGCGGCCGGAGCACACGATTTTGCTGCAGGAGACGAAGTTTCGTCCCTTCGAGGCGCCGTCGCGCTGCCGTCGCTTCCTCATCGTCGATATTCTCGCCGATCTCGGCCGCTCCGTCGTTTCGGCGGCGCAGGACGCTTACAGCGGCGTGGGCTTTCTCGGCGAGTTCGTCGTCGCCTCGGCCGTCTCGCTGCTGGCGGCGGGGCGCTTTCGCTTCACCTCGCTCGTCTATCATATGGAGAGCTTCGGCTTTCGCAGCCTGCCGATCATCGCGCTCATCAATCTGCTCGTCGGCGCCATTGTCGCGCAGCAGGGCATATTCCAGCTGCGCCGCTTCGGCGCCGGCGCCTATGCGGTCGATCTCATCGGCATATTGGTGCTGCGCGAGCTCGGCGTGCTGCTCACCTCCATCATGATCGCCGGCCGCTCCGGCTCCGCTATCACCGCCGAGCTCGGCTCGATGAAGATGCGCGAGGAGGTCGACGCTCTGCGCGTCATGGGCCTCTCGCCGGTCGAGGTGCTGGTGACGCCGCGCGTCTTGGCGCTGGTTCTGTCGCTGCCGCTGCTCACCTTCATCGCCGATATGTCGGCGCTGTTCGGCGGCCTGCTGGTGTGCTGGGTCTATGAGGGCATCAGCCCGGCGGCCTATCTCTCGCTGCTGCAGGCGGCGATCGGCCGCAACACTTTCATCGTCGGCCTCATAAAGGCGCCATTCATGGCGCTGGTCATCGGCATGGTGGCCGCCATGGAGGGCATGGCGACCAGAGGCTCGGCCGAATCGCTCGGCCGCCACGTCACGGCTTCAGTGGTGAAGGCGATCTTCATGGTCATCGTGCTCGACGGCTTCTTCGCCATCTTCTTCGCCTCGATCAAATATTAG
- a CDS encoding ATP-binding cassette domain-containing protein, protein MTDLASPTIEKPAATRETVIRVRDLFVAFGQTTVMRGLDLDVYRGEVLGFVGGSGQGKSVLMRTILGLVDKRSGLIELFGRDRDKLSAAERRRVERRWGVLFQNGALFSSLTVRQNIQMPMRETGHISARLMDELAMLKLELVGLPASAADKFPAELSGGMIKRAALARALALDPELVFLDEPTSGLDPIGAAEFDELIATLQHTLGLTVFMVTHDLDSLYSICDRIAALAEGKVIAAGPMEEMLACEHPWLKAYFHGVRGSRLAGALDARKTNMRGRE, encoded by the coding sequence ATGACCGACCTCGCCTCGCCGACGATCGAAAAGCCCGCCGCGACGCGCGAGACGGTCATTCGCGTGCGCGATCTCTTCGTCGCCTTCGGGCAGACGACGGTGATGCGCGGCCTCGATCTCGATGTCTATCGCGGCGAGGTGCTGGGCTTCGTCGGCGGCTCGGGGCAGGGCAAATCGGTGCTGATGCGCACCATTCTCGGCCTCGTCGACAAGCGCTCCGGCCTCATAGAGCTGTTCGGGCGGGATCGCGACAAGCTCTCCGCCGCTGAGCGCCGGCGCGTCGAGCGGCGCTGGGGCGTGCTGTTTCAGAACGGCGCGCTGTTCTCCAGCCTCACCGTGCGGCAGAATATTCAAATGCCCATGCGCGAGACCGGGCATATTTCGGCGCGGCTGATGGACGAGCTGGCGATGCTGAAGCTCGAGCTTGTCGGCCTGCCCGCGAGCGCGGCGGACAAATTTCCGGCTGAATTATCGGGCGGCATGATCAAGCGCGCCGCGCTCGCCCGCGCGCTCGCGCTCGACCCGGAGCTGGTCTTTCTCGACGAGCCGACCTCCGGTCTCGATCCCATCGGCGCTGCGGAATTCGACGAGCTGATCGCCACTCTGCAACATACGCTCGGATTGACCGTCTTCATGGTGACGCATGATCTCGACAGCCTCTATTCCATCTGCGACCGCATCGCCGCGCTCGCCGAGGGAAAGGTGATCGCCGCCGGGCCGATGGAGGAGATGCTCGCCTGCGAGCATCCTTGGCTGAAGGCTTATTTCCACGGCGTGCGCGGATCGCGCCTCGCCGGCGCGCTCGACGCGCGCAAGACGAATATGCGAGGACGAGAGTAG
- a CDS encoding MlaD family protein — METRANFALIGAFALAVVFAAFGFVFWFSGASQTAQYKTYEVHFYGSVSGLLRGGDVRFNGLKVGEVTQLAISDQDPSRVDVLVSIDRKTPVKTNTRARLEQAGFTGVSYVSLTGGTPGAEELRARAGETYPVIEGERSEFQNILENVQKLSSTATEVLERVGKLLDANSQTITDTLRNTEKFTKALADNSGGIDSFIHDMSEISASMKPLPARIDKLLVAIDPKKLNSIATDIAGASANLKNFSGGGLKQYEQLAVDARKTLETVERAVRSLEKNPQQVIFGASPSLPEYRGK, encoded by the coding sequence ATGGAAACCCGCGCCAATTTCGCCCTCATCGGCGCTTTCGCCCTCGCCGTGGTGTTCGCGGCCTTCGGCTTCGTCTTCTGGTTCTCGGGAGCGAGCCAGACGGCGCAATACAAGACCTATGAGGTGCATTTCTACGGCTCGGTCAGCGGCCTGCTGCGCGGCGGCGACGTGCGTTTCAACGGGCTGAAGGTGGGCGAGGTGACGCAGCTCGCCATTTCCGATCAAGACCCTAGCCGCGTCGACGTGCTGGTCAGCATAGACCGCAAGACGCCGGTGAAGACCAACACGCGCGCGCGTCTCGAGCAGGCCGGCTTCACCGGCGTCTCCTATGTGTCGCTCACCGGCGGCACGCCGGGCGCGGAGGAGCTGCGCGCCAGGGCGGGCGAGACCTATCCCGTCATAGAGGGCGAGCGCTCCGAGTTTCAGAATATTCTCGAGAATGTGCAGAAGCTCTCGTCCACCGCCACGGAGGTTCTCGAGCGAGTGGGCAAATTGCTCGACGCCAATTCGCAGACCATCACGGACACGCTGCGAAACACCGAGAAATTCACCAAGGCGCTGGCCGATAATTCCGGCGGGATCGATTCTTTCATCCATGACATGTCGGAGATCAGCGCCTCGATGAAGCCGCTGCCGGCGCGCATCGACAAGCTTCTCGTCGCGATCGACCCCAAGAAGCTCAACAGCATCGCGACCGACATCGCCGGCGCCTCGGCCAATTTGAAAAACTTCTCCGGCGGCGGATTGAAGCAATACGAGCAGCTCGCCGTCGACGCCCGTAAGACGCTGGAGACGGTGGAGCGGGCCGTGCGCTCGCTGGAGAAGAACCCGCAGCAGGTGATCTTCGGCGCGAGCCCGTCTCTGCCCGAATATCGCGGCAAGTAG
- a CDS encoding ABC-type transport auxiliary lipoprotein family protein, protein MTPSRASLSLILLAALALAACGGAPQRESFDLGGPGDVGRTLARPLRGTLAVAEPQAVQPIDSDRIVVRTGPNEVANLAEAQWVDRLPRLVQARLIAGFDIGRRAGSVVRAGMIADHVLSTEIRRFEIDVTTSEAVVEIAARMLDSRGAPMGQGRVFSSRAPAPHSTGAAATQALDEALTATVGQIVRWTAAQV, encoded by the coding sequence ATGACGCCGTCGAGAGCGTCGCTCTCCCTCATTCTGCTCGCCGCTCTGGCGCTCGCGGCTTGCGGCGGCGCGCCGCAGCGCGAGAGCTTCGATCTCGGCGGCCCCGGCGATGTGGGGCGCACGCTGGCGCGGCCCTTGCGCGGCACGCTCGCCGTCGCCGAGCCGCAGGCGGTGCAGCCCATCGACTCCGATCGCATCGTCGTGCGCACTGGGCCGAACGAGGTCGCCAATCTCGCCGAGGCGCAATGGGTGGACCGGCTGCCGCGGCTCGTGCAGGCGCGGCTCATCGCGGGCTTCGACATCGGCCGCCGCGCCGGCTCCGTCGTGCGCGCCGGAATGATCGCGGACCATGTGCTCTCGACCGAGATTCGACGTTTCGAGATCGATGTGACGACCTCCGAGGCGGTGGTCGAGATCGCCGCCAGAATGCTCGATTCGCGCGGCGCGCCGATGGGGCAGGGACGCGTCTTCTCGAGCCGCGCGCCGGCGCCCCATTCCACCGGCGCTGCGGCGACGCAGGCGCTGGACGAGGCGCTGACCGCGACCGTCGGCCAGATCGTGCGTTGGACGGCGGCGCAAGTCTGA
- a CDS encoding 2Fe-2S iron-sulfur cluster-binding protein — protein MVKTSLYDQANRYGAEPGGGAPTKAKITFVDSHGQARTVEGETGSTVMETARRNDIPEIPAECGGACACATCHVYVDEAWVEKAGKPSQMEEDMLDFAFDVKPNSRLSCQITVRPELDGLVVTTPSQQG, from the coding sequence ATGGTGAAGACCAGCCTCTACGACCAAGCGAACCGCTATGGCGCCGAGCCCGGCGGCGGCGCTCCGACCAAGGCGAAGATCACTTTCGTCGATTCGCATGGTCAGGCCCGCACGGTCGAAGGCGAGACGGGCTCCACGGTCATGGAGACGGCGCGCCGCAACGACATTCCCGAGATTCCGGCCGAATGCGGCGGCGCCTGCGCCTGCGCCACCTGCCATGTCTATGTGGACGAGGCCTGGGTCGAGAAAGCCGGCAAGCCGTCGCAGATGGAAGAGGACATGCTGGACTTCGCCTTCGACGTGAAGCCCAATTCGCGCCTCAGCTGCCAGATCACCGTGCGGCCGGAGCTCGACGGCCTCGTGGTGACGACGCCTTCCCAGCAGGGGTGA
- a CDS encoding NAD(P)/FAD-dependent oxidoreductase, with protein MSETIETDALIVGAGPAGLFAVFELGLLDIRAHVIDILPRAGGQCSELYPEKPIYDIPGHPLVTGQGLTDNLLEQIKPFNPTFHFNEMVETLTPTGTPEQPSFEVTTDAGTKFKAKVVFVAAGGGSFQPKKPPIAGIDAYENKSVFYAVRRMEDFRDRDVVIVGGGDSALDWTLNLQPIAKSLTLVHRRDQFRAAPHSVNALQELIAAKKVDFRLGQVTAIEGADGELSSVTIRGNDNVDTVVSAHRMMPFFGLTMKLGPVADWGLNLHENLVPVDTEKFETNHPGIFAIGDINTYPGKLKLILCGFHEAALAAQKAHRYIFPDKKLLFQYTTSSTNLQKKLGV; from the coding sequence ATGAGTGAGACAATCGAGACCGACGCGCTGATCGTCGGGGCCGGCCCGGCCGGTCTGTTCGCGGTTTTCGAATTGGGCCTTCTCGATATTCGGGCTCATGTCATCGATATTCTGCCGCGCGCCGGCGGCCAATGCTCGGAACTCTATCCAGAGAAGCCGATCTACGACATTCCCGGCCATCCGCTCGTCACCGGCCAGGGCCTCACCGACAATCTGCTGGAGCAGATCAAGCCTTTCAATCCGACCTTCCATTTCAACGAGATGGTCGAGACGCTGACGCCCACGGGCACGCCCGAGCAGCCCTCCTTCGAGGTGACGACCGACGCGGGCACGAAGTTCAAGGCCAAGGTGGTTTTCGTCGCGGCGGGCGGCGGCTCCTTCCAGCCGAAAAAGCCGCCGATCGCCGGCATCGACGCTTATGAGAACAAATCCGTCTTCTATGCGGTGCGCCGCATGGAGGATTTCCGCGACCGCGACGTCGTCATCGTCGGCGGCGGCGATTCGGCGCTGGATTGGACGCTCAATCTGCAGCCCATCGCCAAGAGCCTGACGCTCGTCCATCGCCGCGACCAGTTCCGCGCCGCGCCGCATTCGGTCAATGCGCTGCAGGAGCTGATCGCCGCCAAGAAGGTGGATTTCCGTCTCGGCCAGGTCACGGCCATCGAGGGCGCCGACGGCGAGCTCTCCTCGGTGACGATCCGCGGCAATGACAATGTCGACACTGTGGTGTCCGCGCATCGCATGATGCCCTTCTTCGGCCTGACGATGAAGCTCGGCCCGGTGGCGGATTGGGGTCTCAACCTGCACGAGAATCTCGTTCCCGTGGACACGGAGAAGTTCGAGACCAATCACCCCGGCATTTTCGCCATCGGCGACATCAACACCTATCCGGGCAAGCTGAAGCTCATTCTCTGCGGCTTCCACGAGGCGGCTCTGGCCGCGCAGAAGGCGCATCGCTACATCTTCCCGGACAAGAAGCTGCTGTTCCAATACACGACGTCCTCGACCAATCTGCAGAAGAAGCTCGGCGTCTGA
- a CDS encoding O-methyltransferase, with the protein MSSQAWGEVDAYIADRLIGADAALDAALSANAAAGLPAIDVSPPQGKLLHLLARSIGAKRILEVGALGGYSTIWLARALPEGGRLVTLELEQKHADVAAANLAKAGLASRVEIRVGAALDTLPKLAAEAAGPFDLAFIDADKPNNANYFAWALALARPGSLIIVDNVVREGSVLAGTDANAAGARALFEAIAAEPRVTATAIQTVGSKGWDGFAIAIVNG; encoded by the coding sequence ATGTCATCGCAGGCTTGGGGTGAAGTCGACGCCTATATCGCCGATCGTCTCATTGGCGCCGACGCCGCTCTCGATGCGGCCCTCTCCGCCAACGCCGCCGCCGGCCTGCCGGCGATCGACGTCTCGCCGCCGCAGGGCAAGCTGCTGCATCTGCTGGCGCGCTCCATAGGGGCGAAGCGCATTCTCGAGGTGGGCGCGCTCGGCGGCTATAGCACCATATGGCTGGCGCGCGCTCTGCCCGAGGGCGGCCGGCTGGTGACTTTGGAACTCGAGCAGAAGCACGCCGATGTCGCCGCCGCCAATCTGGCGAAGGCGGGTCTCGCGAGCCGCGTCGAGATTCGCGTCGGCGCGGCGCTGGACACGCTGCCCAAGCTCGCGGCGGAGGCAGCCGGTCCCTTCGACCTCGCCTTCATCGACGCCGACAAGCCCAATAACGCCAATTACTTCGCCTGGGCGCTGGCGCTCGCGCGGCCGGGGAGCCTCATCATCGTCGACAATGTCGTGCGGGAGGGCTCTGTGCTCGCCGGGACGGACGCCAACGCCGCCGGCGCGAGAGCGCTGTTCGAGGCGATCGCCGCCGAGCCTCGCGTCACCGCGACCGCGATTCAGACGGTCGGGTCCAAGGGCTGGGACGGCTTCGCCATCGCGATCGTGAACGGCTGA
- a CDS encoding helix-turn-helix transcriptional regulator has product MAEILTHAQIWAALDALGERYGLTASGLARKAGLDPTTFNRSKRQTADGRLRWPSTESIAKVLQATGASLDEFMSLVMAKGQRPPRSARPLIGLAQAGVGGYFDDAGFATGTGWDEIDVFADADEHSYALEISGDSMAPLYRDGDIVIVSPAAPVRRGDRVVVKTTSGEVLAKELKRQTARTVELKSFNPAYPDRVLPKEEVSWIARILWASQ; this is encoded by the coding sequence ATGGCTGAGATCCTGACGCATGCGCAAATCTGGGCGGCGCTGGACGCGCTCGGCGAGCGCTACGGCCTCACCGCCTCCGGCCTCGCCCGCAAGGCCGGGCTGGACCCGACGACTTTCAACCGCTCCAAGCGGCAGACCGCCGATGGGCGGCTGCGCTGGCCCTCGACCGAATCGATCGCCAAGGTTCTGCAGGCGACCGGCGCGAGTCTGGACGAGTTCATGTCTCTGGTCATGGCCAAGGGGCAGCGGCCGCCGCGCAGCGCCCGGCCGCTGATCGGCCTCGCCCAGGCGGGCGTCGGCGGCTATTTCGACGACGCCGGCTTCGCCACCGGCACGGGCTGGGACGAGATCGACGTCTTCGCCGACGCCGACGAGCACTCCTACGCGCTCGAGATTTCCGGCGACTCCATGGCCCCGCTCTATCGCGACGGCGATATCGTCATCGTCTCGCCGGCCGCGCCCGTGCGCCGCGGCGACCGTGTGGTCGTGAAGACCACCTCCGGCGAGGTGCTCGCCAAGGAGCTGAAGCGCCAGACCGCCCGCACGGTGGAGCTGAAATCCTTCAACCCCGCCTATCCCGACCGCGTCCTGCCCAAGGAGGAGGTGAGCTGGATCGCCCGCATCCTCTGGGCGAGCCAGTAA
- a CDS encoding 3-hydroxybutyrate dehydrogenase: MSLAKRNAVVTGSTSGIGLAVVRALAKEGANVVLNGFGDAAEIEKERAAIEKEFGVTAIYDGADMTKPEEIEAMIHNAEAKLGSVDILVNNAGIQFVSPIEDFPIEKWNQIIAIDLSSAFHTIRAATPGMKKRRWGRIVNTASAHSLVASPFKAAYVAAKHGIAGLNKVVALELATYGVTANCISPGYVWTPLVEKQIPDTMKARNLTREQVINDVLLQAQPTKEFVTVDQIAALVLFLCSDAAAQITGSNISIDGGWTAG, translated from the coding sequence ATGTCTCTCGCCAAACGCAACGCCGTCGTCACCGGCTCCACCAGCGGCATCGGCCTCGCCGTCGTCCGCGCCCTCGCCAAGGAGGGGGCCAATGTCGTCCTCAACGGTTTCGGCGACGCGGCCGAGATCGAGAAGGAGCGCGCCGCGATAGAGAAGGAATTCGGCGTCACCGCCATCTATGACGGCGCCGACATGACCAAGCCGGAAGAAATCGAGGCCATGATCCACAATGCCGAGGCGAAGCTCGGCTCGGTCGACATTCTCGTCAATAACGCCGGGATCCAATTCGTCTCGCCGATCGAGGATTTTCCGATCGAGAAATGGAATCAGATCATCGCGATCGATCTCTCCTCGGCCTTCCACACGATCCGCGCGGCGACGCCGGGCATGAAGAAGCGGCGCTGGGGCCGCATCGTCAACACCGCCTCGGCCCATTCGCTGGTCGCCTCGCCCTTCAAGGCCGCCTATGTCGCCGCCAAGCACGGCATAGCCGGGCTCAACAAGGTGGTGGCGCTGGAGCTCGCCACTTACGGCGTCACCGCCAATTGCATCTCGCCCGGCTATGTGTGGACGCCTCTGGTCGAGAAGCAGATTCCCGACACGATGAAGGCCCGCAACCTCACCCGCGAGCAGGTTATCAACGATGTGCTGCTGCAGGCGCAGCCGACCAAGGAATTCGTGACCGTCGATCAGATCGCGGCGCTGGTCCTGTTCCTGTGCTCGGACGCCGCGGCGCAGATCACCGGCTCCAATATCTCCATAGACGGCGGCTGGACTGCGGGATGA